Proteins co-encoded in one Arachis hypogaea cultivar Tifrunner chromosome 13, arahy.Tifrunner.gnm2.J5K5, whole genome shotgun sequence genomic window:
- the LOC112733951 gene encoding uncharacterized protein produces MSAIPMKVIDMVDVTVDKAEADTINIDGFKKLITDLTIKDIWGLVFDTKSQVCEFYAKYAKCHGFVSRKDLKTVDANGNMNTMQLVCNKAGERYWKHLNRDNRQREHRAITRVNCKARILFVRHCRMGK; encoded by the coding sequence ATGAGTGCAATTCCGATGAAAGTGATCGATATGGTGGATGTAACTGTAGATAAAGCAGAGGCAGATACAATTAATATTGATggttttaaaaaattgataactgaTTTGACCATCAAAGACATATGGGGATTGGTGTTTGATACAAAATCTCAAGTTTGTGAATTTTATGCCAAATATGCCAAGTGCCATGGATTTGTGTCCCGAAAAGACTTGAAGACGGTAGATGCAAATGGCAACATGAATACAATGCAATTGGTTTGCAATAAAGCAGGAGAAAGATATTGGAAGCACCTTAATAGGGACAATCGGCAAAGGGAGCATAGGGCAATTACTCGTGTCAATTGCAAGGCTAGGATTCTTTTCGTTCGTCACTGTAGGATGGGTAAGTGA